Within the Candidatus Cloacimonadaceae bacterium genome, the region GAATGGTCAATGGCCAGTTGGAGCGTTGGCGGGCAAGCAGTGCCAGCTCATAATAACTTTGCGCGCGCATCATTTCCGCCCTCGTGGCGTTTGCACCGTTTTTACCCTTGGTGATGTAATCATCAAGCTCTTGTATCGCAGCGGCATAGCGTCGTTGCTCAAAATGTTCCGAGGCGCTGTTGAGACGGTTTATCTCACAGCCACTCAGAAATATAATTAGAGCGATGCCGGTCACAAGCAATTTCAATACATATCTCATTAATCTATGTAATATTCCTTATCTTCTTGGGCGCTTTCAAACATGGACAAGGGGTTGTCCCGCAGCCAATTTAGCAATTCATCGGACTGCCCGTGACTGAGCAGAACCCGTTTGATATTCTGATATTGGAGTTTCAATATCTGATCCGAGGAGGGATGCAAAGCATCGACGATCACACTGTGGGCTCCTTCAATAAAGCTCGCGATAGAATCCGTCGTGGCAATATCAGACGTATAGACCAATGTGCCATGATAGTCCTCGATGCGAAAGGCATAAGATCTCATCTGATTGGGCAGGGAATTGGCGTTGACGATCTCCTCATATCCGAGCAGGTGATCCGTCATGGCGGATGAGATATCGTCATGATGCAGTTCGATCTCAGTACAATCGTGAATCTGCAAAGGAAAGCTGAATTTCTGGGCAAAAGTGTAGAACATCTGCATGGCGTCCAACAGCGCGGCGGGACGCTCCGGCAAAAAGAGTTGCAGGGCTTTTTTACGCTGTTGCAGATAAAGCATTTGCAACACCATAAAAATGCCGGAGATGTGATCCGGATGATAATGGCTGATAAAGATGGCATCCAAAACGTCACCGTCCAAGCCATGCTTGAGCAACTGGTGGGAAGTCCCCTCTCCGCAATCGAAGAGCAGGTGTTTGCCGTTCACGCTCACATAGATGCAGCTTTGATGTGTGTTCAAATTTGGCATGCCGGGGCTCGAACCGAGGATGATAAATTTCATGCGTCACCTTCCTTTCTTTTCTGTTGGTTCTTGGTCACCACGATCGGGATCTGATCAAGCTTGCGGCCAAAGATCAGGAAAAAGCCGCCAAACATCA harbors:
- a CDS encoding ribonuclease Z — its product is MKFIILGSSPGMPNLNTHQSCIYVSVNGKHLLFDCGEGTSHQLLKHGLDGDVLDAIFISHYHPDHISGIFMVLQMLYLQQRKKALQLFLPERPAALLDAMQMFYTFAQKFSFPLQIHDCTEIELHHDDISSAMTDHLLGYEEIVNANSLPNQMRSYAFRIEDYHGTLVYTSDIATTDSIASFIEGAHSVIVDALHPSSDQILKLQYQNIKRVLLSHGQSDELLNWLRDNPLSMFESAQEDKEYYID